The stretch of DNA CGCCCCCTGCGGATCTGGCACGGCAGCGCGACGAGCACCGCGTCCGTCGAATTGGCTGTCGCACACGGCGATCCGATCTTCTCCGCGAACGTCACCCATCGTGTCGAACCGTATGCCGCGCTCGTCCGTCATTATCGCGAGCAGTGGGCGGCCGCGGGACGCGATCCGGCGCACGCCGCGGTCGGTGCCGGTACCGCGGGACTGCTCGTCGCACCGCGGTCGCAGGACGCGGTCGCGGCTTTCGCACCGGCATTCGCGCACTACCTGGCCGCTCACCGCCAGTCCGGTGTCGTACCGGCATTCGCGACCCTCGACGAATTCGTCACCGACTCGTCCGCCCTGATCGGCAGCCCGCAGCAGGTGATCGACAAACTGCACCGCTACCACGAGCAGCTCGGCCACAGCGTCGTGCACGTCCCGGCCGAACCCGGCGCCGTCGATCCCGCCGCCCACCGGGAGTCGATGGCCCTGTTCGCATCGGACGTCGTCCCGCGGCTCGGCGACCTCCCCGATCCGCCGTGGGGCTGGGGATCGCCCGACGCACAGCTGTCCGCCACTCATCCGAAGGAGGTCGCCCTGTCATGAGCGACACCGCTCTCACCGTCCTCGACCTGGTCCCGATCAGCAGTGGTTCCACGGCGCGCGACGCGATCGCCAACAGCGTCGATCTGGCGCGGGCCGCCGAGCAGGCCGGGTACCGGCGCTACTGGTTCGCCGAACACCACCTGAACCCGGGGGTGGCGGGGACCTCGCCCGCGGTTCTGCTCGCCTTGACGGCGTCGGCGACGTCGAGCATCCGCCTCGGCACGGCCGCCGTCCAGATGGGCCACCGGACCGCGCTGTCGACCGTCGAAGAGTTCGGACTCCTCGACGCCGTCCACCCGGGCCGCTTCGACCTGGGCCTGGGACGATCCGGCGGGAAGCCCGTCGGCCGGGAGCTGGTCACCACGGCGCCGCGTCGACTCGTCGACGGCCGCACCGACAACGGGCTGCTGATCCCGGAGTCGTTCGACTGGTCGCAGTTGCTCGGGAGTCCGCGCATCGGTCTCACCCAGCGACTCCTGCAACTGCCGAACGCCACCCCGCAGGACTACGTCGACCAGGTCGCCGACGTGCTCGCGCTGCTTGCGGGCACATTCGTCGACGAGCGGGGGCAGGAGGCGCACATCGTGCCCGGCGAGGGCGCCGACCTGCAGCTGTGGATCCTCGGCTCGAGCGCCGGTGAGAGCGCCCAGGTCGCGGGCGACCGCGGTCTCCGATTCGGTGCGAACTATCACGTGAGTCCCGGCACCGTGCTGGAGGCCGTGGACGCCTACCGTGCGGCGTTCGTTCCGTCGGACGACCTCGACGTCCCGTATGTGAGCGTGTCGGCGGACGTCGTCGTCGCTGACACCCATGACGCGGCGGTCGAGCTGGCCCGCGGTTACGCCCCGTGGGTCCACAGCATCCGCAGCCTCGCCGGGGCC from Gordonia humi encodes:
- a CDS encoding LLM class flavin-dependent oxidoreductase, with translation MRFIAMTLIARQPDPVTGEPTPTAQRFREVVDHARLAEELGFDGFGVGERHERPFLSSAPAVWLSHLAALTTEIRLFTTVATLALVDPVRAFEDYATLDHLSDGRLELMIGKGNGSAQRDLFAVTEDDQWARNAESFEVFSRLWADNRISADTRFRPALRDVEVWPEPLQRPLRIWHGSATSTASVELAVAHGDPIFSANVTHRVEPYAALVRHYREQWAAAGRDPAHAAVGAGTAGLLVAPRSQDAVAAFAPAFAHYLAAHRQSGVVPAFATLDEFVTDSSALIGSPQQVIDKLHRYHEQLGHSVVHVPAEPGAVDPAAHRESMALFASDVVPRLGDLPDPPWGWGSPDAQLSATHPKEVALS
- a CDS encoding LLM class flavin-dependent oxidoreductase translates to MSDTALTVLDLVPISSGSTARDAIANSVDLARAAEQAGYRRYWFAEHHLNPGVAGTSPAVLLALTASATSSIRLGTAAVQMGHRTALSTVEEFGLLDAVHPGRFDLGLGRSGGKPVGRELVTTAPRRLVDGRTDNGLLIPESFDWSQLLGSPRIGLTQRLLQLPNATPQDYVDQVADVLALLAGTFVDERGQEAHIVPGEGADLQLWILGSSAGESAQVAGDRGLRFGANYHVSPGTVLEAVDAYRAAFVPSDDLDVPYVSVSADVVVADTHDAAVELARGYAPWVHSIRSLAGAIEYPTPDQARGLAWDDASAALVADRVATQFVGTAREVADDLERLRDATSADELIITTITHDHADRVRSYRLLADEWAHR